The Phycisphaeraceae bacterium genome window below encodes:
- a CDS encoding 4a-hydroxytetrahydrobiopterin dehydratase, whose product MTRLSQEQVDTALDQLAKWTQSGDSIQRTYLLKDFAAAMQFVNAVAQEAERLQHHPDILVRWNKVTLTLSTHDAGGITEKDMDFAGVADKLGASHKSK is encoded by the coding sequence ATGACACGCCTCAGCCAGGAGCAGGTGGACACCGCCCTCGACCAGCTTGCCAAATGGACCCAGTCGGGTGACTCGATCCAGCGGACCTACCTGCTGAAAGACTTCGCGGCGGCCATGCAGTTCGTGAACGCCGTGGCCCAGGAGGCGGAGCGTCTCCAGCACCACCCGGACATCCTGGTCCGTTGGAACAAGGTCACGCTGACCCTCTCGACCCACGACGCCGGTGGCATCACCGAGAAGGACATGGACTTCGCCGGGGTCGCGGACAAGCTCGGCGCGTCTCACAAGTCGAAGTGA
- a CDS encoding tetratricopeptide repeat protein: MSQHGLDTVIGTKAVAADPRAAAEHFERGLTLEGDGQRWDAIEEFRLAVEKNRSPAHLFRLAFVADLLGFDDEALRTYEEIATLPEPPINALVNLAILLEDRGDFARAERLLRKVLDTDPNHPRARLFIRDVQASKTMYYDEDLARDAAKQNAILDTAIGDFELSVRSRNCLKKMQIRTIGDLLRITEAELLSYKNFGETSLVEIRSMLASKGLRLGQALDSGHYARIRREVAETLKGTVPDTVLNRPVGSLELSVRARKALQLLNVQTLGDLASRTEAELMGIKNFGQTSLEEIKARLQESGLQLRSLE; the protein is encoded by the coding sequence ATGAGTCAGCACGGTCTTGACACGGTCATCGGAACGAAGGCGGTTGCAGCGGACCCGCGAGCGGCGGCCGAGCACTTTGAGCGTGGTCTCACGCTCGAGGGCGATGGCCAGCGCTGGGATGCGATCGAGGAGTTCCGGCTTGCGGTTGAGAAGAACCGTTCGCCCGCGCATCTCTTCCGCCTCGCCTTCGTCGCGGACCTCCTGGGCTTCGACGACGAGGCGCTGCGCACCTACGAGGAGATCGCCACGCTTCCCGAGCCGCCGATCAACGCGCTCGTCAATCTCGCCATCCTCCTTGAAGACCGGGGCGACTTCGCACGAGCCGAGCGCCTGCTGCGCAAGGTGCTCGACACCGACCCCAATCATCCGCGTGCCCGCCTCTTCATCCGCGATGTGCAGGCCAGCAAGACGATGTACTACGACGAGGATCTGGCGCGCGACGCGGCGAAGCAGAACGCCATCCTCGATACGGCGATCGGCGACTTCGAGCTTTCCGTGCGCAGCCGCAATTGCCTCAAGAAGATGCAGATCCGGACGATCGGCGACCTCCTTCGCATCACCGAGGCGGAGCTGCTCTCCTACAAGAACTTCGGCGAGACCTCGCTGGTCGAGATTCGCAGCATGCTTGCGTCCAAGGGACTCCGACTGGGTCAGGCTCTCGATTCGGGCCACTACGCCCGCATCCGTCGCGAGGTGGCCGAGACGCTCAAGGGAACCGTGCCGGACACTGTGCTCAATCGGCCTGTCGGCAGCCTTGAGCTGAGCGTCCGGGCCCGCAAGGCGCTGCAACTCCTGAATGTCCAGACCCTCGGGGACCTCGCCAGCCGCACCGAGGCGGAACTCATGGGCATCAAGAACTTCGGGCAGACGAGCCTGGAGGAGATCAAGGCGCGACTCCAGGAGAGCGGTCTCCAGTTGCGGAGCCTCGAGTAG
- a CDS encoding MATE family efflux transporter — protein sequence MKQPRFVREVWAQAWPTVITMLSYTLMQFVDALMVAQVSPLALAAQGSGGVWSFAPLAFLFGTLSLVNAFIAQSLGAGRRDAVARYAWAGLWMAAITWALVMVPWGVALPFIFGALPHEPELVRLETIYGQILAFGALITLTSKSLSNTFFGLQRPRVITVAAIVGNIANGLANYVLIFGERGLPEWGLPGVPGVPALGVAGAALGTLLGVLVEVMIPLCLFLGRSMNERYGTRRAWRFPRREFIDLLRVGSPASIQFGNEILCWAAFMTILVGSFGSIHQTAGWAVLRYMHLSFMPAVGFSVAATSLVGRSIGEGRPDLALKRARTATIMATIYMGICALLMVVLREPLLAIFASGPGTSPDESERIISIGSKLMICAAVFQVFDAVGIVYSGGLRGAGDTLIPGIATLVLSWVLIVGLGWAFVHFAPGLESLGPWIAAAAYIIALGIWMGVRFERGRWMSRRLVKPVASA from the coding sequence ATGAAGCAGCCGCGGTTCGTGCGCGAGGTGTGGGCCCAGGCGTGGCCCACTGTCATCACGATGCTCAGCTACACGCTGATGCAGTTCGTTGATGCGCTGATGGTGGCGCAGGTGAGTCCCCTGGCGCTCGCGGCGCAGGGCAGCGGCGGCGTGTGGAGCTTCGCGCCGCTTGCGTTCCTCTTCGGCACGCTCTCGCTGGTCAACGCCTTCATTGCCCAGAGCTTGGGCGCGGGGCGGCGCGACGCTGTCGCCCGCTACGCGTGGGCGGGACTTTGGATGGCGGCCATCACCTGGGCGCTCGTGATGGTGCCATGGGGCGTGGCGCTGCCGTTCATCTTCGGAGCGCTGCCCCATGAGCCGGAACTGGTCAGGCTCGAGACGATCTACGGCCAGATTCTCGCCTTCGGTGCGCTCATTACGCTGACCTCGAAGTCGCTGAGCAACACCTTCTTCGGACTCCAGCGGCCCCGAGTCATCACGGTTGCGGCGATCGTCGGCAACATCGCGAACGGTCTCGCGAACTATGTGCTCATCTTCGGCGAGCGCGGGCTTCCCGAGTGGGGACTGCCCGGTGTGCCCGGAGTGCCAGCGCTCGGGGTTGCCGGCGCCGCGCTCGGAACGCTGCTGGGCGTACTGGTCGAGGTGATGATTCCGCTGTGCCTCTTCCTCGGTCGCTCGATGAATGAGCGCTACGGCACGCGCCGCGCGTGGCGATTCCCACGCCGCGAGTTCATCGACCTCCTGCGCGTCGGATCGCCCGCCTCGATCCAGTTCGGCAACGAGATTCTCTGCTGGGCGGCGTTCATGACCATCCTTGTGGGGAGTTTCGGCTCCATTCACCAGACCGCGGGATGGGCCGTCCTGCGCTACATGCACCTCTCGTTCATGCCCGCGGTCGGATTCAGCGTCGCCGCGACAAGTCTCGTCGGTCGATCAATCGGCGAAGGGCGCCCTGATCTTGCGCTCAAGCGTGCGCGAACGGCCACCATCATGGCCACGATCTACATGGGGATCTGCGCGCTGCTGATGGTCGTGCTGCGCGAGCCGCTTCTCGCCATCTTCGCGTCAGGGCCCGGCACCTCGCCCGATGAGAGCGAGCGCATCATCTCGATCGGCAGCAAGCTCATGATCTGCGCGGCGGTCTTCCAGGTCTTCGACGCCGTCGGCATCGTCTACAGCGGAGGTCTGCGCGGCGCGGGCGACACCCTGATTCCGGGCATCGCCACACTCGTGCTGAGCTGGGTTCTCATCGTCGGGTTGGGGTGGGCGTTCGTCCACTTTGCACCAGGGCTCGAGAGCCTTGGACCGTGGATCGCCGCCGCCGCGTACATCATCGCGCTCGGGATCTGGATGGGGGTACGGTTTGAACGGGGCCGCTGGATGAGCCGCCGGTTGGTCAAGCCCGTGGCTTCCGCGTAA
- a CDS encoding UvrB/UvrC motif-containing protein, which yields MKKCDHCDKPAVVHEVVIRNGKTSEVHLCAEHAQAHGFEIPPLPVTTLLSKIVEQHGEVRRGKGTGTCPGCGLTVLEFRQSGILGCPSCYDAFQPDLGTLIARAQAGATHHVGRAPSGSPGRVERGLQRARLLQELQAAVAAEQYERAARLRDRLHALDEGGSKEGDDCAEAKA from the coding sequence ATGAAGAAGTGTGACCACTGCGACAAACCTGCGGTCGTCCACGAAGTGGTCATCAGAAACGGCAAGACCAGCGAGGTCCACCTCTGCGCCGAGCATGCGCAGGCCCATGGCTTTGAGATTCCCCCGCTGCCGGTGACGACGCTGCTCTCGAAGATCGTCGAACAGCATGGAGAGGTTCGGCGCGGCAAGGGAACGGGAACCTGCCCGGGGTGCGGGCTGACCGTGCTTGAGTTCCGCCAGAGCGGCATCCTCGGCTGCCCCTCCTGTTACGACGCATTTCAACCTGACCTCGGCACGCTCATCGCCCGCGCGCAGGCGGGCGCGACCCACCATGTCGGCCGCGCACCGAGCGGTTCTCCCGGTCGGGTCGAGCGCGGACTTCAGCGAGCCCGGTTGCTCCAGGAGTTGCAGGCAGCGGTTGCCGCCGAGCAGTACGAGCGCGCTGCGCGACTGCGTGATCGCCTGCATGCGCTCGATGAAGGCGGCTCGAAAGAGGGCGATGACTGCGCGGAGGCGAAGGCATGA
- a CDS encoding riboflavin synthase encodes MFTGIIEQMGTVTALVDGPESRRLSIEGGAWPPDPKAGESIAVNGCCLTLASSGAGTLEFDVIPQTLSRTTLGGWQVGRRVNLERSATPSTLLGGHLVHGHVDATGRVRALSRSGEWRLTIVAPAEVAPFLMPRGSIAVDGVSLTIAAVNGSDFEVCLIPETLARTTLGVLREGSLCNLEADSIAKMVDAAVRHRLGRRASG; translated from the coding sequence ATGTTCACGGGCATCATTGAGCAGATGGGGACGGTGACAGCGCTCGTCGATGGTCCAGAGTCACGGCGGCTCTCCATCGAGGGCGGTGCGTGGCCCCCGGATCCGAAGGCAGGCGAGTCGATCGCCGTGAACGGCTGCTGTCTCACCCTGGCCTCGTCGGGAGCGGGAACCCTTGAGTTCGATGTCATTCCTCAGACTCTCTCTCGCACCACGCTGGGCGGCTGGCAGGTGGGGCGTCGCGTGAACCTCGAGCGCTCGGCGACGCCATCGACGCTGCTCGGCGGGCACTTGGTCCACGGGCATGTCGATGCGACGGGGCGCGTGCGCGCGCTCAGTCGAAGCGGCGAGTGGCGTCTCACCATTGTCGCCCCGGCCGAAGTGGCGCCCTTCCTCATGCCGCGCGGGAGCATCGCCGTCGACGGCGTCTCCCTGACAATCGCCGCGGTGAATGGAAGCGACTTCGAGGTCTGCCTGATCCCCGAAACCCTCGCACGCACCACGCTCGGCGTGCTGCGCGAAGGCTCCCTCTGCAATCTCGAAGCGGACTCGATCGCCAAGATGGTCGACGCCGCGGTGCGACACCGCCTCGGTCGCCGAGCGTCAGGCTGA
- a CDS encoding SpoIID/LytB domain-containing protein: MKGAIQAARGHRLFVAGVGALALLVVITAWIGPAGCQSGNDSSSVRRPDRPASPLDEAVDLRRRPGEAEVMMSAIPELPEERPLPPSSEPMVRIRVAALRGQAAELSVPGGDFLVGEIDASPASMEQVSAPLVVRHDGRGWILREGSGALHRERRIDHQRPLQVRGVTTARGGSIQTTVPISYAGQRWPGVMRLHPRSDGQGLDLVVLVEMERYLPGVIAKELYRNWGLETYRAQAIAARSYAVVEAAHWARRRHFDMVAGEASQAWIGETDNPTATRAVSDTRGMLLVYDGRVVPAYYSSCCGGHAADAFETITRNPNHDIPPLALGRQPAGRRPNCCRQSPTWTWTERLPAAEVARRLSAWGAEAGRADLGSIRGLSQIFVSGVNAAGRTQAITVIDSRGTRVEIPAETFRFAINGAPADPSRSTSGDAAPRRTLKSSNVEVALEGEMVLVAGRGHGHGVGMCQFGAEAMARAGRSWRDILLLYYPEAVPSRCW; the protein is encoded by the coding sequence ATGAAGGGCGCCATTCAAGCTGCACGCGGACATCGCCTCTTTGTGGCGGGTGTCGGTGCGCTCGCGCTGCTGGTGGTCATCACCGCGTGGATCGGACCGGCGGGTTGTCAGTCCGGCAATGACTCTTCGTCGGTGCGACGGCCCGACCGGCCGGCATCGCCGCTTGATGAAGCGGTCGATCTTCGCAGGCGCCCGGGCGAAGCCGAGGTAATGATGTCGGCGATCCCAGAGCTTCCGGAGGAGCGGCCTCTACCACCATCGAGCGAGCCCATGGTGCGCATTCGCGTGGCAGCGCTGCGCGGGCAGGCCGCGGAGTTGAGTGTGCCCGGCGGTGACTTCCTGGTCGGAGAGATCGACGCCTCCCCCGCATCGATGGAGCAGGTCTCGGCGCCCCTCGTTGTTCGCCACGATGGTCGCGGCTGGATTCTGCGCGAGGGCTCGGGGGCGCTCCACCGCGAGCGGCGCATTGATCATCAGCGGCCGCTCCAGGTGCGCGGCGTGACCACGGCGCGAGGGGGCTCGATCCAGACCACCGTGCCGATCTCGTATGCAGGTCAGCGCTGGCCCGGCGTGATGCGCCTTCACCCCCGCAGTGATGGCCAGGGCTTGGATCTGGTGGTGCTGGTCGAGATGGAGCGCTATCTGCCCGGCGTCATCGCGAAGGAGCTCTATCGAAACTGGGGCCTCGAGACCTATCGCGCTCAGGCCATTGCGGCGCGAAGTTACGCCGTCGTCGAGGCGGCGCATTGGGCGCGGCGCCGCCACTTCGACATGGTCGCTGGCGAGGCGAGTCAGGCGTGGATTGGTGAAACTGACAATCCGACGGCGACGCGCGCCGTCTCGGACACGCGCGGCATGCTGCTCGTCTATGACGGTCGAGTCGTTCCTGCCTACTACTCGAGTTGCTGCGGCGGTCACGCGGCCGACGCCTTCGAAACCATCACACGAAATCCGAATCATGACATTCCTCCGCTGGCCCTGGGGCGGCAGCCGGCGGGTCGACGGCCGAACTGCTGCCGTCAGTCGCCCACTTGGACCTGGACTGAGCGCCTGCCCGCAGCGGAGGTGGCGCGCCGCCTCTCGGCATGGGGCGCCGAGGCGGGTCGCGCGGATCTCGGCTCGATCCGGGGCCTCTCGCAGATCTTCGTTTCTGGCGTGAATGCTGCGGGGCGAACCCAGGCGATCACGGTCATCGACAGCCGCGGCACGCGCGTCGAGATTCCAGCCGAGACCTTCAGGTTCGCCATCAACGGCGCGCCAGCCGATCCATCCCGCTCCACCTCGGGCGATGCCGCGCCGCGGCGAACGCTGAAGTCGAGCAATGTCGAAGTCGCGCTGGAAGGAGAGATGGTGCTCGTCGCAGGTCGCGGTCACGGTCATGGTGTCGGCATGTGCCAGTTCGGTGCCGAGGCGATGGCACGAGCGGGGCGCTCCTGGCGCGACATCCTGCTTCTCTACTATCCGGAAGCGGTGCCGAGCCGCTGCTGGTGA
- a CDS encoding multidrug efflux SMR transporter has product MAWGLLVVAGLFEVGWAVSMKYSEGFTRPFVTLVTVILLAISMVLLAMAQRSLPLGTAYGVWVGIGAFGAALMGIVLFKEPVTFVRILCLSALIAAIVGLKLTSTAEAGAS; this is encoded by the coding sequence ATGGCGTGGGGCCTGCTGGTGGTGGCAGGTCTCTTTGAAGTGGGCTGGGCGGTTTCGATGAAGTACTCCGAGGGGTTCACGCGTCCGTTCGTGACGCTGGTCACCGTCATCCTCTTGGCGATCAGCATGGTGCTGCTTGCCATGGCGCAGCGCTCGCTGCCGCTGGGGACGGCCTATGGCGTCTGGGTTGGAATTGGCGCCTTCGGTGCGGCGCTCATGGGCATCGTGCTCTTCAAGGAGCCGGTCACCTTCGTTCGCATCCTCTGCCTGAGCGCGCTGATCGCTGCGATCGTGGGCCTGAAGCTCACCAGCACCGCCGAAGCTGGAGCCTCATGA
- a CDS encoding ATP--guanido phosphotransferase produces MRLRADGPSGSPGAAGPDADVVVSSRIRLARNLAGVPFVTRASDPQRSEVVESVRRASKSALPDGAMEWLPMEKASTHRRQLLVEQHLISKNFAEVDFPRAVALGCEGELSVMVNEEDHLRIQALRPGLDLERAMTEAHRFDEALGQTLDYAFSPRWGYLTACPTNVGCGIRVSVMVHLPSLKLTGELERVKRAAKDLNLAVRGFYGEGTDAIGSFFQISNQVTLGVREEDLLEEFAQRIVPQIVAYEREARAMLLERSRLVAEDKVHRAAATLQAARLLTADESLKLLSSLRLGVAAGLVGGLPLDRLSMLLVQTQPAHLVASEPAAHDEQAAKAIRASLLRQALRDITLH; encoded by the coding sequence ATGAGGCTCCGCGCCGACGGCCCCTCCGGCAGCCCCGGCGCTGCTGGACCTGATGCCGATGTCGTCGTCTCAAGTCGCATCCGGCTGGCGCGGAACTTGGCGGGAGTTCCATTCGTCACCCGGGCGAGCGATCCTCAGCGGAGCGAGGTCGTTGAGTCGGTGCGCCGCGCCTCCAAGTCTGCGTTGCCGGATGGCGCGATGGAGTGGCTGCCCATGGAGAAGGCATCCACCCATCGACGGCAGTTGCTCGTGGAGCAGCACCTCATCAGCAAGAACTTCGCGGAGGTCGACTTTCCGCGGGCCGTCGCGCTCGGTTGCGAGGGCGAACTCTCGGTGATGGTCAACGAGGAAGATCACCTTCGCATTCAGGCGCTGCGGCCAGGCCTCGACCTTGAGCGGGCGATGACCGAGGCCCATCGCTTCGACGAAGCGCTCGGTCAGACACTGGACTACGCGTTCAGCCCGCGTTGGGGCTACCTGACGGCGTGCCCCACCAATGTGGGTTGCGGCATTCGCGTCTCCGTGATGGTCCACCTGCCCTCCCTCAAACTCACCGGCGAGTTGGAGCGGGTCAAGCGCGCGGCGAAGGACCTGAACCTCGCCGTCCGCGGCTTCTACGGCGAAGGCACCGACGCGATTGGCAGCTTCTTCCAGATTTCCAACCAGGTGACGCTCGGAGTTCGGGAGGAAGATCTCCTCGAGGAGTTCGCCCAGCGAATCGTTCCGCAGATCGTTGCCTATGAGCGCGAAGCGAGGGCAATGCTGCTTGAGCGTTCGCGTCTGGTCGCCGAGGACAAGGTCCACCGTGCAGCGGCGACGCTTCAGGCGGCCCGCCTGCTTACGGCGGATGAGTCGCTCAAGCTGCTCTCAAGCCTCAGGCTCGGTGTCGCGGCGGGGCTGGTCGGCGGCCTGCCGCTTGATCGGCTCAGCATGCTGCTCGTGCAGACGCAGCCGGCCCACCTCGTCGCGTCGGAGCCCGCGGCTCATGATGAGCAGGCGGCAAAGGCGATTCGCGCGTCGCTCCTTCGACAGGCCCTGCGGGACATCACCCTGCATTGA
- a CDS encoding alpha/beta fold hydrolase, whose protein sequence is MRRPGRIAALFMLTWPLLVMTGCESFFISLIAFPPNAGETIEVSHERDEQCRRSMRADHFLRVNVDEPEASIGVWIIDPAPEGHDPVWPGASRDSAFDAAGGASPRGTIFILHGVTDGPFWVRERARAFARHGYRAVLIGLRGYAESTGAVRGFGVLERSDLVSVANALERLGLLVPPLGVWGVSYGGATAIQYAAIDPRVRAVVTVGAFAEMLDAVPTAIRATVPVLPWFYSDAELRGFAWVAAHAGGYHAEQASAEESMRRIRAPVLLIHGDWDAIVPPENAERLHAAAPDRSRVVTIPATGHFGTFVDIGGRVQKASIEWFDACFDPPAEAAIAAWSRAAAREADSDDAETEQPTPEVQPRVKVWSIKLPERFTLRETPAEGEVQP, encoded by the coding sequence ATGCGACGCCCCGGGCGAATTGCAGCGCTCTTCATGCTGACTTGGCCACTGCTCGTCATGACGGGCTGTGAGAGCTTCTTCATTTCGCTGATCGCCTTTCCGCCGAACGCCGGAGAGACGATCGAGGTCTCGCACGAGCGTGACGAACAGTGCCGTCGGTCGATGCGGGCCGATCACTTCCTGCGCGTGAATGTCGATGAGCCCGAGGCGTCGATCGGCGTGTGGATCATCGACCCGGCGCCGGAGGGCCACGACCCCGTGTGGCCCGGCGCCTCGCGGGACTCTGCGTTCGATGCCGCGGGGGGAGCGAGCCCGCGGGGGACGATCTTCATTCTTCACGGGGTGACCGACGGCCCATTCTGGGTGCGTGAGCGTGCGCGTGCCTTTGCCCGGCACGGCTACCGCGCGGTGCTCATCGGGCTGCGGGGCTACGCCGAGTCGACCGGTGCCGTGCGCGGCTTCGGCGTGCTCGAGCGCAGTGATCTCGTGTCGGTCGCCAATGCGCTTGAGCGACTGGGGCTTCTCGTTCCGCCGCTCGGAGTGTGGGGTGTCTCTTACGGCGGGGCCACGGCCATCCAATACGCGGCGATCGATCCGAGGGTCCGCGCGGTCGTCACGGTCGGGGCCTTCGCCGAGATGCTCGATGCGGTGCCCACGGCCATTCGCGCCACGGTGCCGGTGCTGCCGTGGTTCTACTCCGATGCGGAGTTGCGCGGATTCGCCTGGGTTGCGGCGCACGCTGGTGGCTACCACGCGGAGCAGGCCAGCGCCGAGGAGAGCATGCGCCGCATTCGCGCTCCGGTGCTGCTCATTCACGGGGACTGGGATGCGATCGTTCCGCCTGAGAACGCCGAACGCCTGCACGCTGCGGCGCCGGACCGCTCGCGCGTCGTCACGATCCCGGCGACTGGACACTTCGGGACATTCGTCGACATCGGAGGTCGGGTCCAGAAGGCATCGATCGAGTGGTTCGATGCCTGCTTCGACCCGCCCGCCGAGGCGGCGATTGCCGCTTGGTCGCGCGCCGCCGCACGCGAGGCCGACTCCGATGATGCGGAAACTGAGCAGCCCACCCCCGAGGTCCAGCCGCGCGTGAAGGTCTGGTCGATCAAGCTCCCCGAGCGTTTCACCCTGCGAGAGACACCGGCCGAGGGTGAGGTGCAGCCGTGA